The window ATTGATATTTTTTTATGGGCGATACATTTATTTGTTCTATTGTCCCCACTTCTTTTTCCTGCACAATATTCAACGCAGTCATAATACTTGCAACAAGTGTAAGAAGCAACACAAGAATGCCTGGCACCATAAATACAATATAACTCATGTGCGGATTATACCAATTGGAATAAGTGATGTCAATCATTGGTGTTGAAGGGAATTTTGATTGCTGATAAAAATCCTCTCGTATATTGTTATTAAACTGATTAATTAGATTGCCGGCATACGCTGCACCGATATTCCCTTTAGCTCCATTCACCGCATTTACAGCAAGTAATATCTGACTATTATTATCTCGTATTAAATCACGTTCAAAATGTGCAGGAATTTCTAAAATAATATCTGCTTCATCTTTTTCCAATGTTTTCATTGCTTCAGAATATCCCGGCGCATAATCTACAAGTCTGAAATAATCGGATGCTTCTAATTTCAGAATTAATTGTTGTGAATAAGTAGAATGATCATTGTCCACCACACTCACATTTACATTTTTCACTTCATAATCCGCAGCTAAGGGAAGAATAATTAATTGCATTAT of the Bacteroidota bacterium genome contains:
- a CDS encoding ABC transporter permease; the encoded protein is MRILLFILRKEFAQIRRNPAIVRMIFIMPIMQLIILPLAADYEVKNVNVSVVDNDHSTYSQQLILKLEASDYFRLVDYAPGYSEAMKTLEKDEADIILEIPAHFERDLIRDNNSQILLAVNAVNGAKGNIGAAYAGNLINQFNNNIREDFYQQSKFPSTPMIDITYSNWYNPHMSYIVFMVPGILVLLLTLVASIMTALNIVQEKEVGTIEQINVSPIKKYQFILGKLIPFWIIGIVVLTIGLIISRFIYGIIPEGSLLLIYAFAAVYLFALLGIGLLISTFAESQQQAMFISFFFMMIFILMGGLYTSIDSMPYWAQVITRFNPVTYFIKVMRMIVMKGSNFNEISYNFLIIGIMAVVFNIWAILAYQKRV